The following are encoded together in the Planococcus antarcticus DSM 14505 genome:
- a CDS encoding CDP-glycerol glycerophosphotransferase family protein — protein MNLKKISNKLKKKLVKRVEVKKHCFKDQDLLFEFKLSNFFTLKKNIKAEFLINEEVHQLRHELLNNSVLVVTIPHHLLTLVTSSSRVQLTINNKKIWITEHEMYKAGDFQESILVGNKFLSTKVKKTIIINNRFADFYFMDHLIGSQVKSLQYDALTLSINMLDVMEEADVEFELYAFNNFQFRILTGTRDAEKNFIVFNDFSEMAAGLWRMFLHIDNKLYPLNLVEPFDEVFNSCHHQIQVLSRKSVFYLELIPHSIEIEALSIEEKQDHDFLLTLSLIGGNTEFECSFQVDEPKSGMLRSYPVERIDDQLQTFLPMKDLLENLFVKRFFLVEHSDEPKVYRFNLDKKLLHTTTTYYKVISNSQFVKLRFYRRRDLSLGLAMTQAKLKKAIHEVQNFQIRGIMGSIEEFIGSKAYLLIEDRLSQDSLQVPITGEFSVNLNSLDLIGIKSKDKTVLDLFVVIENGAGEIIRKEKIRYNKAHYRKDNYYSYKKQYDDQGNEHHFMITTTPFNNLKVESFTIRSNVKIPMNIDVKDENIWLIGERTNTAQDNGIVFFKWLQKNTSVESYYVIEEDSSDYEHIKDIPNILFFGSDRHFEIAFKAKVLLGTHDLENILPYKPARGFFGYEETVKIFLQHGVLGRKNVEYHKKNYDMPFDLFIVSSDPEKQVIVMDEMGYEDQEVAVTGLARFDNLIQVNPPRDILLMPTWRDWINTDEQFLKSEYFLAYSNLIQNEKLHGLLEEYNVNINFYPHYRAQDYFQSEIENMHERIKFIPLGSQTVQQLLIDHALLITDYSSVSFDFTLLNKPVVYYHFDVDRFFRKGILRPIEETFIGGIGSYEEELITIIEDRIKSDFANFEYEITGIIKYQDQNNSQRIYEEVQKLIEAKRTSSVIGSL, from the coding sequence ATGAATTTAAAAAAGATTTCGAATAAGTTGAAGAAAAAATTAGTGAAAAGAGTAGAAGTGAAAAAGCATTGTTTCAAAGACCAAGATTTGCTCTTTGAATTTAAGTTGTCTAATTTTTTTACGTTGAAAAAGAATATTAAGGCAGAATTCCTGATTAATGAAGAAGTCCATCAACTAAGGCATGAGCTATTGAACAATAGCGTCCTGGTTGTAACGATTCCCCATCATCTTTTGACATTGGTGACTTCAAGTTCACGCGTGCAATTAACCATCAATAATAAAAAGATATGGATCACAGAACATGAAATGTATAAAGCAGGTGATTTTCAGGAGTCCATATTGGTTGGCAATAAATTCTTATCGACCAAAGTAAAAAAAACTATTATCATTAATAACCGGTTTGCTGATTTTTACTTTATGGATCATTTGATTGGTTCTCAAGTCAAATCCCTACAGTATGATGCCCTTACCCTGTCCATAAATATGCTGGATGTGATGGAAGAGGCTGATGTGGAATTTGAACTTTATGCTTTTAATAACTTTCAATTCCGTATACTAACAGGTACAAGAGATGCTGAAAAAAATTTCATCGTGTTTAATGACTTTTCAGAAATGGCGGCTGGTCTCTGGCGAATGTTCCTCCACATCGATAATAAGTTATATCCATTGAACTTAGTGGAACCTTTTGATGAGGTATTCAACTCCTGCCACCACCAAATCCAGGTTCTCAGTCGGAAATCCGTATTTTATTTGGAGTTGATTCCGCACTCTATAGAAATCGAAGCTCTTTCAATTGAGGAAAAACAAGATCACGATTTTCTTCTGACACTTTCACTTATTGGTGGAAACACCGAATTTGAGTGCTCCTTTCAAGTGGATGAACCGAAAAGTGGCATGCTTAGATCTTATCCGGTAGAGCGTATAGATGACCAGCTTCAAACATTTTTGCCGATGAAGGATTTGTTGGAAAACCTTTTTGTTAAACGTTTTTTTCTTGTCGAACATAGTGACGAACCGAAAGTTTACAGATTCAATTTAGATAAGAAACTTCTGCACACCACCACCACTTATTACAAAGTCATATCGAATTCACAATTCGTTAAGTTGAGGTTCTATCGCCGCAGAGATTTATCACTTGGACTAGCCATGACCCAGGCTAAGCTGAAGAAAGCAATCCATGAAGTACAGAACTTTCAAATACGCGGAATAATGGGATCAATTGAAGAATTCATAGGATCTAAAGCTTACTTGTTGATCGAAGATCGTTTATCTCAAGATTCACTTCAAGTTCCAATTACAGGAGAGTTTTCGGTTAACCTTAATAGCCTGGATTTAATTGGAATCAAGAGTAAAGATAAAACGGTGCTTGACCTTTTTGTTGTTATTGAAAACGGTGCAGGAGAGATCATCCGAAAAGAAAAAATTAGATACAACAAAGCTCATTATAGGAAGGACAACTATTACAGCTATAAAAAACAATACGACGATCAAGGCAATGAACATCACTTTATGATTACAACAACCCCGTTTAATAATCTGAAAGTAGAGTCATTCACTATCAGAAGCAACGTGAAGATTCCAATGAATATAGATGTGAAAGATGAAAATATTTGGTTGATTGGAGAACGCACCAATACAGCCCAAGACAATGGAATCGTCTTTTTCAAGTGGCTGCAGAAAAACACATCCGTTGAATCCTATTATGTAATAGAAGAAGATAGTTCTGATTATGAGCACATCAAAGATATTCCAAACATTTTGTTTTTTGGCTCGGACAGGCATTTTGAAATTGCTTTTAAAGCCAAAGTCTTGCTTGGTACTCATGATTTAGAGAATATCCTGCCCTATAAGCCGGCAAGAGGCTTTTTCGGCTACGAAGAAACTGTCAAAATCTTTCTTCAGCATGGCGTGTTGGGCCGCAAAAATGTTGAATACCACAAGAAAAATTACGATATGCCATTTGATTTGTTCATTGTCAGCTCAGACCCTGAAAAGCAAGTCATTGTCATGGACGAGATGGGTTATGAGGACCAGGAAGTAGCAGTAACTGGTCTAGCTCGTTTTGATAATTTAATCCAAGTTAACCCTCCGAGAGACATTTTATTGATGCCAACTTGGCGTGACTGGATCAACACGGATGAACAGTTTTTAAAAAGCGAATACTTCCTTGCGTATTCTAACTTAATACAAAATGAAAAGTTGCATGGCTTGCTTGAGGAGTATAACGTAAATATCAATTTTTATCCGCATTACCGAGCGCAGGACTATTTTCAGAGTGAGATTGAAAATATGCATGAACGCATTAAATTCATTCCACTCGGCTCGCAGACTGTTCAACAGTTATTGATTGATCATGCTTTGCTGATAACGGATTACAGCAGTGTCAGTTTTGATTTCACACTGCTAAATAAACCGGTTGTTTACTATCATTTTGATGTCGATCGCTTTTTCCGAAAAGGCATATTGCGTCCGATTGAAGAAACTTTCATTGGAGGTATTGGTTCTTATGAAGAAGAGCTCATAACAATCATTGAAGACAGAATTAAGAGTGATTTTGCGAATTTTGAATACGAAATTACCGGTATTATTAAATATCAAGATCAAAACAATAGCCAGCGAATTTACGAAGAAGTTCAAAAGCTGATTGAAGCTAAAAGAACTTCAAGTGTTATAGGTTCTTTATGA
- a CDS encoding acyltransferase family protein, with protein sequence MKNLNEINIIRAVMCLSIVITHSISNYLRNVEVDQIAYDQYILWIRFSLLCSTLIFILLSETLLSRNYPNGLKTGFFPKRIKYILMPYILIGLIVSYRGSDRDLSSFMEVAFQKVILGQWYGFFVIVIFQFYVLHWLIGKYLARVNPLGPILISFAISFAHVYCFVHVDSYQELILTHYPLWYKTHIFMWLFYFIVAFYIGQYYEQLITFLTDKIWVPVLMTLISFGIIMYNIYVSIMAFLTISSCIGVSFLLYQNGLTRHFTGKIQYLEPTPKQNRASFNGKSRNVNYGQ encoded by the coding sequence GTGAAAAATTTAAATGAAATTAATATTATAAGAGCTGTTATGTGTCTTTCTATCGTAATTACACATTCAATCTCAAATTACTTAAGAAATGTAGAAGTTGACCAAATCGCTTACGATCAGTATATCCTTTGGATAAGGTTCTCTTTGCTTTGCTCCACCCTTATATTCATTTTATTATCTGAAACTCTGCTGTCCAGAAATTATCCTAATGGATTAAAAACCGGCTTTTTCCCAAAGCGGATAAAATATATTCTAATGCCATACATATTAATTGGATTAATCGTCAGTTACAGAGGCTCCGATAGAGACTTGTCTTCTTTCATGGAAGTTGCGTTCCAAAAGGTAATATTGGGTCAATGGTACGGATTTTTCGTTATCGTTATCTTTCAATTCTACGTCCTTCATTGGCTGATTGGAAAATACTTGGCGCGTGTTAATCCTCTTGGTCCAATACTTATTTCATTCGCTATCTCTTTTGCACATGTATACTGCTTTGTTCATGTCGACTCCTATCAAGAGTTAATATTGACGCACTATCCTCTATGGTATAAGACCCATATCTTTATGTGGCTGTTCTACTTTATTGTCGCATTTTATATTGGCCAGTACTACGAACAACTTATCACATTTTTAACTGACAAAATATGGGTACCCGTTTTGATGACTCTCATCAGTTTCGGTATTATTATGTACAACATTTATGTATCAATCATGGCATTTCTCACGATTTCATCTTGTATCGGAGTTTCATTCCTATTATATCAAAACGGTCTCACTCGCCATTTCACCGGAAAAATACAGTACTTGGAACCTACGCCTAAACAAAATAGAGCTTCTTTTAATGGGAAATCACGAAATGTTAATTATGGACAATAA
- a CDS encoding trypsin-like peptidase domain-containing protein, producing MMCNKCGKENEEGAKNCKDCGHSLMKRTSKKQKKRNFMYAIVLVLTLLGVGIGSAQLMQDEAEPAEPPKEELTAEIKPEPEAPEVEEEPEEEPEEEPVIEPGKVEKIEEPEETVPAEEETAGTVTKVENVVPPSEQPEKVEPKKKEKTAIIKESQQKVYTVLTEGGQGSGFLFSDTGMVITNAHAVAGFTDVVVRNINGQDHPGTVVGISDESDIALIHVEAFEGITPLEVEMEATDVGTEVIALGSPAGMENTASIGYLTGIDRDFYQEFTYEDIYQIDAKIAPGSSGGPLVDATTGKVIGINSLVIEEGDSIGFSIPMYSMYEQLSQWVTTPMSAEEVAALFKVYDDFSGHEDEDYEYDVDLEMTFSESNLSEFIGDFHYYYETSLKEEDFFYVQNLLVYQSDIYNGIAEYITEISGQGREFNFTKLDISGIEIFDEYALVHTEEAFDFKDTTGDWSIQERSKTYTIVMDEYGFYYVSDIINKE from the coding sequence ATGATGTGCAATAAATGTGGGAAAGAAAATGAGGAAGGCGCAAAAAACTGTAAGGATTGTGGCCATTCGCTCATGAAAAGAACAAGTAAGAAGCAGAAAAAACGTAATTTCATGTATGCCATCGTATTGGTTTTGACGCTGCTAGGAGTTGGAATTGGTTCCGCACAATTGATGCAAGATGAAGCAGAACCAGCAGAACCGCCAAAAGAAGAACTGACAGCTGAAATAAAACCTGAGCCAGAAGCGCCAGAAGTTGAAGAAGAGCCTGAAGAAGAGCCTGAAGAAGAGCCTGTAATAGAACCTGGTAAAGTGGAAAAGATTGAAGAGCCTGAAGAAACGGTTCCGGCTGAAGAGGAAACTGCGGGTACTGTCACGAAAGTGGAAAACGTCGTACCACCTTCCGAGCAACCAGAAAAAGTAGAGCCTAAGAAAAAAGAGAAAACAGCGATCATCAAGGAGTCACAACAAAAAGTCTATACCGTTTTGACTGAAGGCGGACAAGGATCAGGATTTCTGTTCTCCGACACTGGGATGGTCATAACAAATGCCCACGCTGTAGCTGGGTTCACTGATGTAGTGGTCCGTAACATCAACGGCCAGGACCATCCGGGGACAGTCGTTGGCATTTCAGATGAATCTGATATTGCATTAATCCATGTAGAAGCATTTGAAGGTATCACGCCATTGGAAGTTGAAATGGAAGCAACTGATGTGGGAACTGAAGTTATTGCGCTGGGAAGCCCTGCAGGTATGGAAAACACGGCATCAATCGGCTATTTGACTGGGATCGATCGTGATTTCTACCAGGAATTCACATACGAAGACATTTACCAGATCGATGCTAAAATTGCACCGGGTAGTAGTGGCGGTCCATTAGTGGACGCTACGACAGGAAAAGTCATCGGCATCAATTCATTAGTAATTGAAGAAGGTGATTCAATCGGTTTTTCAATTCCGATGTACTCGATGTATGAACAATTGTCGCAATGGGTGACTACTCCGATGTCGGCAGAAGAAGTCGCAGCCTTGTTCAAAGTTTATGATGACTTTAGTGGCCATGAAGACGAAGATTATGAGTATGATGTCGATTTGGAAATGACATTTAGTGAATCTAACTTAAGCGAATTTATTGGCGATTTCCATTACTACTATGAAACCTCTCTGAAAGAAGAAGACTTTTTCTATGTCCAGAACCTGTTGGTGTATCAAAGCGATATTTACAATGGCATTGCTGAGTACATTACGGAGATTTCAGGTCAGGGAAGAGAATTCAATTTTACAAAGCTCGATATCTCAGGAATCGAGATCTTTGACGAGTATGCTTTGGTGCATACGGAAGAAGCCTTTGACTTTAAAGATACAACTGGCGACTGGTCTATTCAGGAACGAAGCAAAACCTATACTATTGTAATGGATGAATACGGTTTTTACTATGTTTCAGATATTATTAATAAGGAATAG
- a CDS encoding DUF805 domain-containing protein, with protein MEDFLNVFRKTFVFSGRSRRKEYWMFVLGITVISVVLTIIEMMAGLEIAPEVGLLTTIFSLIVLIPSISVTVRRFHDIGRSGWWLLLSFIPILGWIAMFIFTLLDSQSGSNKYGPTPKQSLNDFAPANN; from the coding sequence GTGGAAGACTTTTTAAATGTATTCAGAAAGACATTTGTTTTCAGCGGCAGATCACGGCGCAAGGAATATTGGATGTTTGTACTGGGGATTACCGTTATTTCAGTAGTTTTAACAATTATTGAAATGATGGCAGGTCTTGAAATTGCACCTGAAGTAGGATTATTAACTACTATTTTCTCTCTTATTGTTTTAATTCCTAGCATATCCGTTACCGTCCGCCGGTTCCATGATATTGGACGCTCAGGATGGTGGCTGTTGTTGAGCTTTATTCCTATCCTTGGATGGATCGCAATGTTCATATTCACTTTATTGGACAGCCAGTCCGGCAGCAATAAATACGGACCTACCCCAAAACAATCTTTAAATGATTTTGCTCCTGCCAATAACTAG